GGGCGCGGTCGCGCACGTCTGGTGGTACGAGGGCGTGCACCAGGTCGGCGCCAGCCGGGCGGGAATCTTCATGAACCTCCAGCCGGTGGTGGGCGTGGTTCTGGCCTGGATCATCCTCGGCGAGAGCATCGAGCCCGCAGAGATCCTGGGCGGCCTCGCCGTGCTCGCCGGCGTCGGGATGACCACCCGAATCAGCCGAGCTTCTTGATCTCGGCGAGGATCTTGTCCGGGTCGGGCAGCGACCCGCGCCCGTAGCGCTCCACGAAGCGGACCCGACCCTGCGGATCCACGATGAAGGTCGCGCGCACGTTGGCGTTCCAGTCCGGCCAGTACACGCCGTAGGCCTTCGCCACGTCGCGGTGCACGTCGGAGAGCAGTGGATAGTTCGAGATGCCCACCGACTTCGCCCAGTTCTCGTGACTGAAGGGGCTGTCCGTGCTGATACCCAGAACCTGGGTATTGGCCGCCTCGAAATCCCGCACACGGCGGTCGAAGGCGGGCATGCAGGTCGATCAGCCGGGCGTCCAGTCCAGCGGGTAGAACAGCAGGACGACGTTCTTTCCGCGATACTCGCGGAGACTGACGTCCTTCAAGCCGATGGTCTTCAAGGTGAAGTCGGGGGCGGTATCCCCCGGTGCCAGCGTCTTCTCGTCGCTCACCGCGCCATCCCTCCTCTGGCCCGCCGCGCGGGCCGCTCGTCTGAAGGTCTCGAGGTGCCGTCGGCCGGGCGGGGCCCGGCCCGTGTCCCCAGCGGGCGCCGCGGCAACGTGGCCGGCGGCTTGCGCTGCGCGCCCCACAAGCGTCGGCGCCGCGCCTCGAGCGGCTGATCCTTGAGTCCGAGGAAACCCGCCGCCGTCATCACACGGCCGGTGTCCCAGAGCCGTCGAAAGCGCTCGAGGTAGCTCTCCTCGCGCACGGCATGGTGGTCCATGATGACGCGGCACCCGGTGCGATCGATGATACGCAAGAGATGCTCCACGCCCTGCTCCACGTGGGCCCGGCCCAGCCGATGCTCGAGGTACGCCGGCGGCCCCGAGAGATAGAGCAGGCTCGGCCGCTCGCGCCCGAGATAGGCGGCAGCTACCGGGGACAGCGGCCCCTGCACGTCGGAGGCGTGCACGAAGCGCTGGCCAGTACGCCGGTCCGTCACCGTGAGCGCGATCACGTGCCCGAGCCCCGACACCTCCGCGCCGTGGGACAGGGGCGGCGAGGCGGCGAGGATGCAGTCAGGTGTCTCGATGCAGCGACCATCGGCGGAGTCCAGGCGCGCCTCCGCGGCGTGGGCCTGCCAGAACTGGCGCGCCCGCTCGGCCTGCGCGCCCGCAACCATGCGCTGCGGATCCTTGGCCCAGACCGAGCGCCCCGCATAGATAGCGGGATCGTGGCGATAGTGCTCCTCGTGGTAGTGGCTCACGAAGATCCAGCCCGCGCGCTCCGCGTAGGCGGAGATGCGATCGTTGGCGCGACGCAGCGCTTCCCACTCCGCATCCGCCGGGGGCAGCCCGAAGCGGCTCGCCCCGAGCGCGGCGCCCGGATCGATGAGGATGCGCGTCTCGCCGCACTCGACGTAGGTGGCCACCGAGCGCACGCCGAGGGAGTCGGCCGCGAGGGGAACGACCTTCATGGCGCCGCCACGCTCAGATGCAGCGCCCCCCGTCGACCTCGACGGTGGAGCCGGTGATCATGGCGGCGTCGTCCGATGCGAGGAAGAGCGCGGCGCGCGCGAGGTCCTCGGGCTGATTGAGCCGCCCCAGCGGCACGGTGGCGCGATAGCGGGTCATTCCCTCCTCGTCCACCTTGTCCTTGCCCATGAAGGTCGGGAGCATGGGCGTCTCGGTGGCCACCGGGGCGATCGCGATCACGCGCACGCCGAAGGGGGCTAGCTCGAGCGCGAGGCTCTTGGCGAGCACGTGGGCCGCGCCCTTCGACGCCGAATAGGCCTGGACGCCCGGCCGCGGGCGCACCGCCGAGGTCGAGCCCGTGATGAGGATCACCCCGCTCTTCTGCTTCTTCATCACCGGCGCCGCGTACTTGGCGCCGAGGAAGGGCCCCTTCACGTTGACGGCGATGATCCGGTCGAAGGTCGCCTCGTCGAGCTCCTCCACCGGCGTGGGCCGCTCCGGCACGCCCGCGTTCGCGAAGAAGATGTCGAGGCGGCCCCAGCGCGCCACCGTCTGCTCCACGGCCGCCTGATTGTCGGCGGCGAGGCTCACGTCGGTGCGGAGGGCCAGCGCCTGACCGCCGCCCCGCTCGATCTCCTGGGCGGTGGCCTTGGCGGCGTCCTCGCGGACGTCCACCACCGCCACCCGCGCGCCCTCCTGGGCGAAGAGGAGAGCCGTCGCCCGGCCGATGCCCGAGCCCGCCCCCGTGACCAGCGCGACCTTGTCCTTGAGCTTCATGGCTGACCTCCTCGTTGCGGGCCGTCCTGCTTCACGTCCGCCAGCACGCCTCCGCTGGCACGCACGAGCTCATCCAGGTTGAGCGGGAACACGCATTCGGGCAGCCCGGCCGCGGCGTAGAAGACGGCATGGCGGCCCAGATCCCGATCGATCCAGATCCGCAGCGGGCTCGCGTGGGCAAACGGCGGCACGCCCCCGATCGAATAGCCGGTGGCCTGCTTCACCAGGTCGGGATCCGCGCGGCGGATCGAACCGCCGGCCAGCGCCGAGACCTTCTTCTCGTCGACGCGGTTGTCGCCCGCCGCGACGACCATGATGGGGGCGTCGTTGACGACGAACACGAGCGACTTCGCGATCTGGGCGACCTCGACCCCGAGGGCGTCCGCCGCCTGCTGCGACGTGCGTGCGTGCACGTCGAGCTCGATCACCTTGCCGTTGAGCCCGGACGCAGTGATGGCGGCCTGCACTTTCGCGGCAGCGGGCTTCATGGACGGATCAGAGGGCCAGCTCCGCCATCAGGCGGACCGCGTCTGGCGTCCGCGCCCCCACGATGAGGGTGGTGATGCCGGAGCCCTTCCACACGGCCAGCCGCTCGCGGATGCGCGCCTTCGGCCCGCAGAGCGCGATCTCGTCCACGAGGGCGTCGGGCACCGCCGCGGCGGCGTCCTCCTTCTTGCCGGCGAGGTAAAGATCCTGGATACGCTTGGCCTCGCCCTCGTAGCCGTAGCGAGAGACCAGCTCGTTGTAGAAGTTCTTCCCCCGTGCCCCCATGCCGCCCACGTAGAGCGCGAGCTGTGGCTTGATCCGCGCGCGGCAGGCCGCCACGTCGTCACCCACCACCACCGCCACCGTGGGCGCCACGTCGAAGCGGTCCAGTGACTTGCCACCCCCCGCGGCGCGAAAGCCCGCGTCGAGGTACTCCTTGAACACGCGCATACGCTCGGCCGAGAAGAAGATCGGCAGCCAGCCGTCGGCAATCTCCGCCGCCAGCGCCACGTTCTTCGGGCCGATGGCGGCGAGATAGATGGGGATATCGGCCCGCCCGTGCAGGATGGACTTGAGCGGCTTGCCGAGCCCGGTGGCGTCGGGCCCCTTGTAGGGGATCTGGTAGTAGTCCCCCTTGAACTCGAGGGGCTTCTCGCGCTTCCAGACCGCCCTCACGATCTCCACGTACTCGCGCGTACGCTGCAGCGGCTTGCCGAAGGGGACGCCGTGCCAGCCCTCCACCACCTGCGGCCCGGAGACGCCGAGCCCCAGGAGGAATCGTCCGCCCGAAAGCTGGTCGAGGGTGAGCGCGGTGGTCGCGGTGAGGGAAGGCGTCCGTCCGGGAATCTGCATGATCGCGGTGCCCACGCGGATCTTCTCGGTGCGCGCGGCCACCCACGTCAGTGGTGTCACCGCGTCGGAGCCATACGCCTCGGCGGACCACACCGAGTGATAGCCCAGGCGGTCCGCCTCCTGGACGAGGGTGAGATCCATCCCCATGCTGGCGCCGGAGTAGCCGAGGTTCAGTCCCAGTCGCATGTCGCCTCCCTGACCGTCACAACTGCTCGAGCGCGGCGAGCCGAAGGGGCCGACCGCCCCGTCCCCCCGACCACCGGTAGCTCACCAGCGAGAGCCGCCCCCGCCGCACCCGCACGCCTTCCTGCTCGAGGAGGATCCGCTGCGTCAGCATGCTCCCCACGTTACCCCGCACGCTGATGCCGCCGCGCGCGTTGACCACCCGGTGCCAGGGCAGCGACGGGGGGCAATGCCGCATCGCCTGGCCCACCGCCCGCGCGGCCCGCGGGTAGCCCAGCAGCGCGGCAACCTGACCATACGTCACCACGCGTCCCCGCGGGACCTGCCGCACCAGACGATACACCGCCGCGTGAAACGCCTTCATGCCGGCTCCCGTCCGAACTGCATCTCGTACAGCCGCGCGTACAGCCCGCCCTCCGCCATCAGCTCGGCGTGACGCCCCGTCTCCCGCACGCGCCCGCGATGGAGCACGAGGATCCGGTCCGCGCTCTGGATGGTGGACAGCCGGTGCGCGATGATCACGCTTGCCCGCCCCGCCAGCAGCTCCGTCATGGCCGCGCGGATCAGGAGCTCCGACTCCGCGTCCACGCTCGAGGTCGCCTCGTCGAGGGCGAGAACGCGAGGATTATAGATGAGGGCGCGGGCGATGGCCAGCAGCTGCCGCTGGCCCTGCGAGAGGTTGACGCCCCGCTCGCGCACGATGGCGTCGAGGCCGCCCGGCATCGCGTTCACCACCCGGTCCGCTTGCGCGCGGACGAGCGCGCGGCGGAGAGCCTCCCCGTCCCCGCTGCCGTCGTGCCCCATGGCGAGGTTCTCACGCAAAGTCCCCGCGAAGAGGAAAGGCTCCTGCGGGATCAGGCCCACGTGGCGCCGCAGCGCCGTCAGGTCCCACTCGCGCACATCCACGCCGTCCACCAGCACCTGGCCCTCGCTCACCTCGTAGGCGCGCGTCATGAGCCGCGCGATGGTGGTCTTGCCCTCGCCGGTGGGCCCCACGAGCGCCACGCGCTCCTGCCCGCCGATGCGAAACGAGCAGCGCCGCAGCACCCAGTCGCCCTCCCGGTACGCGAACGAGACATCGCGGAACTCCACCGCGGGCGCGGCCGCCGCGCGCCGAGTCACCGGTCGGACGGGACCGACGATCGCGGGCGCGGTGTCGAGGAGCCCGAACACCCGCTCCGCCGATACCATGGCGGCCTGCATCACCGAGTACTTGGCGCCGAGATCGCGGATGGGCAGGAAGAACCGGCTCGTGTACTCGATGAAGGCCACGAGGCCGCCGAACGTGAGCGCACCCGTGAGCACCTGACCGCCGCCGTACCAGAGGAGCACCGCCACCGCCGCCGAGCCGATCGCCTCCACCGTGGCGTAGAGCGACGCGTCGTAGAGGGTGGAGCGGAACTGCGCGGCCCGGAGCTGGCCGTTGAGCTGGGCGAAGGCCGTCGCTTCCTGCCGCTCGCGCGCAAACAGCTGGATCACCGTCATACCCTGCAGCGACTCCTGCAGGAAGGCATTGAGCGCGGCCAGCCGGACCCGGATGATCCGGTAGCACTGGCGGGCCTTGATCCTGAAGTACGCCGCGCCGAGGACGAGCAACGGCACCAGCGCGAAGGTGACCAGGGCGAGGCGCCAGTTCAGGAGCAGGAGGATGACCACCACGCCGGTGAGCGTGACCACGTCGCCCACGAGGGCCACCCCGCCGCTCGTGAACATCTCGTTGATGGCCTCGACGTCGCTGAGGAGACGCGTCATGAGTCGCCCCACCGGATTCTTGTCGAAGAATGCGGCCTCGAGCCGCTGGAGATGGGCGAACAGTGCCCGGCGAAGGTCGTGCATCACGCGCTGGCCAGTGACCTGGGTGACGTAGGCCTGGCTCACGCGCAGCCCGTAGAGACCGATCTGCGTGAGCAGGAATAGCGCCGCCATCACGCCGAGGCCCGACGAGTCGCCCACCAGGATGTGGTGGTCGATGGCGAGCTTGACCAGGTAGGGCCCGAGGAGCTCGGCCGCGGCGGTGAGGGGAAAGAGGATCAGCGACAGCACGACCAGGCGCTGGTGCGGCCGGGTGACCTCCCAGAGCCGCCCCATCAGCCGGGAATCGTAGGCCTTCCCGAGGACCTCGTCGTCAGGCCTGCTCAAGCTCCGCCTCGATCTGCTGGATGCGCCAGAGGCGCGCATAGAGCCCGCCGACGGCGAGTAACTCGGCGTGCGTGCCCTGCTCGACCAGACGGCCCTCGTCCAGCACCGCGATCCAGTCCGCCGCCTCCGCGATGCGCAGGCGATGCGTGGTCGCCAGCGTCGTGCGGCCGCGCAGCACGTCCTTGAGGGCGCGAAGGATCTCTGCTTCCTTGGCGGGATCGACCGCCGCGAACACGTCGTCGAGGACGAGGTAGGGCGCGTCCGCGATGAGGGCACGGGCCAGGGCCACGCGCTGCCGCTGGCCTCCCGAGAGCGTGAGGCCCCGCTCCCCCACCACGGTGTCCCAGCCCTCGGGGAACGTCTCGACCTCCTCCGTCAGCCCGGCGATGGCCGCGGCGATG
This window of the Candidatus Methylomirabilota bacterium genome carries:
- a CDS encoding peroxiredoxin; this encodes MSDEKTLAPGDTAPDFTLKTIGLKDVSLREYRGKNVVLLFYPLDWTPGUSTCMPAFDRRVRDFEAANTQVLGISTDSPFSHENWAKSVGISNYPLLSDVHRDVAKAYGVYWPDWNANVRATFIVDPQGRVRFVERYGRGSLPDPDKILAEIKKLG
- a CDS encoding SDR family oxidoreductase; this encodes MKLKDKVALVTGAGSGIGRATALLFAQEGARVAVVDVREDAAKATAQEIERGGGQALALRTDVSLAADNQAAVEQTVARWGRLDIFFANAGVPERPTPVEELDEATFDRIIAVNVKGPFLGAKYAAPVMKKQKSGVILITGSTSAVRPRPGVQAYSASKGAAHVLAKSLALELAPFGVRVIAIAPVATETPMLPTFMGKDKVDEEGMTRYRATVPLGRLNQPEDLARAALFLASDDAAMITGSTVEVDGGRCI
- a CDS encoding YbaK/EbsC family protein yields the protein MKPAAAKVQAAITASGLNGKVIELDVHARTSQQAADALGVEVAQIAKSLVFVVNDAPIMVVAAGDNRVDEKKVSALAGGSIRRADPDLVKQATGYSIGGVPPFAHASPLRIWIDRDLGRHAVFYAAAGLPECVFPLNLDELVRASGGVLADVKQDGPQRGGQP
- a CDS encoding LLM class F420-dependent oxidoreductase, translating into MRLGLNLGYSGASMGMDLTLVQEADRLGYHSVWSAEAYGSDAVTPLTWVAARTEKIRVGTAIMQIPGRTPSLTATTALTLDQLSGGRFLLGLGVSGPQVVEGWHGVPFGKPLQRTREYVEIVRAVWKREKPLEFKGDYYQIPYKGPDATGLGKPLKSILHGRADIPIYLAAIGPKNVALAAEIADGWLPIFFSAERMRVFKEYLDAGFRAAGGGKSLDRFDVAPTVAVVVGDDVAACRARIKPQLALYVGGMGARGKNFYNELVSRYGYEGEAKRIQDLYLAGKKEDAAAAVPDALVDEIALCGPKARIRERLAVWKGSGITTLIVGARTPDAVRLMAELAL
- a CDS encoding MGMT family protein; this encodes MKAFHAAVYRLVRQVPRGRVVTYGQVAALLGYPRAARAVGQAMRHCPPSLPWHRVVNARGGISVRGNVGSMLTQRILLEQEGVRVRRGRLSLVSYRWSGGRGGRPLRLAALEQL
- a CDS encoding ABC transporter ATP-binding protein, with the protein product MSRPDDEVLGKAYDSRLMGRLWEVTRPHQRLVVLSLILFPLTAAAELLGPYLVKLAIDHHILVGDSSGLGVMAALFLLTQIGLYGLRVSQAYVTQVTGQRVMHDLRRALFAHLQRLEAAFFDKNPVGRLMTRLLSDVEAINEMFTSGGVALVGDVVTLTGVVVILLLLNWRLALVTFALVPLLVLGAAYFRIKARQCYRIIRVRLAALNAFLQESLQGMTVIQLFARERQEATAFAQLNGQLRAAQFRSTLYDASLYATVEAIGSAAVAVLLWYGGGQVLTGALTFGGLVAFIEYTSRFFLPIRDLGAKYSVMQAAMVSAERVFGLLDTAPAIVGPVRPVTRRAAAAPAVEFRDVSFAYREGDWVLRRCSFRIGGQERVALVGPTGEGKTTIARLMTRAYEVSEGQVLVDGVDVREWDLTALRRHVGLIPQEPFLFAGTLRENLAMGHDGSGDGEALRRALVRAQADRVVNAMPGGLDAIVRERGVNLSQGQRQLLAIARALIYNPRVLALDEATSSVDAESELLIRAAMTELLAGRASVIIAHRLSTIQSADRILVLHRGRVRETGRHAELMAEGGLYARLYEMQFGREPA